From a region of the Pseudomonadota bacterium genome:
- a CDS encoding UDP-3-O-acyl-N-acetylglucosamine deacetylase — MTSPRPRPSVFQRTLKSPISCVGVGVHSGIRANLKLRPAAPGTGITFVRTDQP; from the coding sequence ATGACCAGCCCCAGACCCCGTCCCTCTGTGTTCCAGCGCACGCTGAAAAGCCCCATCTCCTGCGTGGGCGTCGGTGTGCATTCGGGCATACGCGCTAACCTGAAGCTGCGTCCCGCGGCGCCCGGAACGGGGATTACCTTTGTCCGTACGGACCAGCC